DNA from Solanum stenotomum isolate F172 chromosome 3, ASM1918654v1, whole genome shotgun sequence:
GCACAGTGGTACAAATAAATGTTGATAGCTGATAGAAAAGTTGTGGTTATAAAAATGAGCACATGTAAAACGCATTTCAATAATGTGATGAGGTGGGCAAAAATACAACCAATAgcttaaaactatttaaaatatttctgtaaaaaaaaaaaaaaaaaaaaaaaaattttgctTCAACGCTTCCTTTAGCTTTTAAATTTAATCTAACactttaaataacttaatataaatagtttttagTATAATCAGTCAGTTATAATTATCATCCGAACATTTCAAATCGGAGGGGTGTTACTGTTTTTGTTGGTGAGCTTTAAAGAGAccaaaaaattttattttaatttgtcatCTTCTTTTAACACTTTTGTAAGCTTTCATAAATATTCTATTGGGTATTGTTTCTATCCTTAAAACTATGAGTGGCGAAGTTTTATATCTAGGTTATGGGATCATTGTGTTAGTAATGTGATTAGATATATACATGAAAACTCCATTTTCTTGCCATTGATGTCCTCTATTAtatctttgtatttttataattatatttaatggTTGCAAACATTAAATTTGGTTATTTATCTTAATTGGAAATTAAAGATTAGGAATATAGTACTCTCTCCATCCcatataagagaaataactgCGGAAggttatttttatgttattgttattgttattgttattgttattgttattgttattattattattgttattgttattgttattgttattattattattattattattattattattattattattattgaatggAGCCTGGATAAAGGAAAAAGTATATCTATTGTGTTCCACGTGGCAGAATTCTATTGACCATCTTAAATTTCTTGTGGGGCAGGGATATGGAAGAAACTATCTAAACATGGGAATGGGATTTGGtgtgtaagaaaaaaaaaaaaggaattggGAAACGATGGCAGGGATTACTTGCTATGGTCTCTCTTCTcagaggtaaaaaaaaaataagactgatttgtatatatataagtttgtGTATGAATTGATGTATTTTGTACGTTTCAGCGTGTTGGGATTGGGATCGGAATCATCTAAATCTTTGTTAGTTATGAAAGGGAAACAAAGAGGAATAAGAGGTTTTCAAATAAAAGCACAAGTTGAATTTGTGAATGCTGAGGAGGCGAAGAAACTTGTTGGTGTTGAGGGATATGCAGTAGTAGATGTTCGTGACAAAACTCAATTTGAGAGAGCTCATATCAAAAACTGCTATCATGTACCACTCTTTATTGAGAACACAGATAATGACATAGGTaagttttttatgtttttttttaaaaaaaattcagatgAGATTGATTATTCGATTTTGTTGTACAGGGACCATTGTAAAGAGGCAACTCCACAATAATTTTGCTGGTTTATTTTTTGGATTGCCATTTACTAAGGCCAATCCTGAATTTGTGCAATCTGTTAAATCTCAATTTTCTCCTGAAAGCAAGCTCTTACTTGTCTGTCAAGAGGGTCTAAGGTAAGTCTA
Protein-coding regions in this window:
- the LOC125861025 gene encoding rhodanese-like domain-containing protein 9, chloroplastic, producing MAGITCYGLSSQSVLGLGSESSKSLLVMKGKQRGIRGFQIKAQVEFVNAEEAKKLVGVEGYAVVDVRDKTQFERAHIKNCYHVPLFIENTDNDIGTIVKRQLHNNFAGLFFGLPFTKANPEFVQSVKSQFSPESKLLLVCQEGLRSAAAAERLERAGYDNIACITSGLQTVKPGTFDSVGSKELQDAGKAGLVTIQGKISAVLGTVLICALLFVTFFPDQAEQILQMAPSS